A single window of Colletotrichum destructivum chromosome 9, complete sequence DNA harbors:
- a CDS encoding Putative SH3 domain, sterile alpha motif domain, pleckstrin domain, PH-like domain superfamily, producing the protein MAAQKPEVGEILLVVHDFIARSSDELSLTKGDRVELIERDDEFGDGWFLGKHMVNGNSGLFPEVYTRPPPKTAPTNNFSKPLATLPEVANESKQTNTTDTPGPGDEITTPAAPPAPTPPAVSPAPVTLPLNSIKQETAPAESAPPVTNPPPSATLGRLNTNQDYVLNETLNVIDEHITDLRSTPSNGAIRAPPTDSGSEYSAQLDHRMSYIHGEETDEEEEGMHSRPEVEAWSPDQVAEYLFTVGVEKSHCEVFRDQEITGEVLLGMDQSSLFIKAFELGSVGRRLKTWQKIKSLQDECNNLGMATRRTTQTYGSDVGSEDARRSRSRADTLTGSMPRMTPVDDRAMSFSSKRLSFSQTPKLDTASIVSPVSPIVDSPTRPNHMKRPSAASVRDLHHSRRHSSSTDFRLTGAPAHSAVTPKLATNGTFPLTDGAHKKQPSFDRNWTLGSASTRPLSSTGLQDVMQQSGLHAPESAIDTDRGYFSGTEVDGRRRNVLRKRDSTASHTKKTSYADEQRVRSATAISRHSRLGSVDSNRDSVASPAAQKYYGVQSTAHRRTASTSTTQSTRPVPPVKDVGAPSVTKLEGRARASPVPESPASRQGVHAEWLSAVVKPSVKVTGLRAISDSVSGDRNKMASPVDPSLRDSPLPSPARTGSSTPSAGPSFELDSPDTAKSPSTATTVASKGSRKKGKKETSAYQRGLLKIKPADAVKDADYSGWMRKKSSNLMTTWKPRLFVLKGRRLAYYYSENDQEEKGLIDISFHRVLPADNEQLTGLHAKLTGAGMATGRDTDSSGDKGDDTMFIFKLVPPRAGLSRAVNFTKPTVHYFAVPNLKSGRLWMAALMKATIDRDDTQAITTTYQQKTISLAKARQMRHRPPALMNPEEAQEDQKRRAEEAKKNADSLGITFGETDSGVSGMEKPNFPKVESANPRKLAFESENDGSTGAPPQSA; encoded by the exons ATGGCTGCTCAGAAGCCAGAAGTTGGCGAAATTCTCTTGGTTGTCC ACGACTTTATCGCTCGCAGCTCGGACGAATTGAGTTTGACAAAAGGCGACCGAGTTGAGCTGATCGAGCGAGATGATGAATTTGGCGATGGCTGGTTTTTGGGCAAACACATGGTGAATGGGAATAGCGGCCTGTTTCCCGAAG TCTACACCAGGCCACCCCCCAAGACCGCTCCGACGAACAACTTCTCGAAGCCACTGGCAACGCTGCCCGAAGTGGCCAATGAATCtaaacaaacaaacacaaCGGATacccccggccccggcgacGAGATTACTACCCCCGCCGCTCCACCAGCTCCTACGCCGCCAGCCGTCTCGCCCGCTCCCGTTACCCTGCCGTTGAACAGCATCAAGCAGGAGACCGCCCCAGCCGAAAGTGCGCCGCCAGTCACGAAcccgccgccttcggccACCCTAGGCCGTCTCAACACGAACCAGGACTATGTACTGAACGAAACCCTCAACGTAATCGACGAGCACATCACCGATCTGCGCTCTACGCCCAGCAATGGCGCAATACGAGCCCCCCCCACCGATTCCGGCAGCGAGTACAGCGCCCAGCTCGATCATCGAATGTCCTACATCCATGGCgaagagacggacgaggaggaggaaggcaTGCACAGCCGCCCCGAAGTGGAGGCCTGGTCGCCTGATCAAGTTGCCGAGTACCTCTTCACGGTCGGCGTTGAGAAATCTCACTGCGAGGTCTTCCGAGACCAGGAGATCACCGGCGAGGTTCTCCTGGGTATGGACCAGAGTTCCCTCTTTATCAAAGCATTCGAACTAGGGTCTGTCGGCAGACGGCTCAAGACATGGCAAAAGATCAAGTCTCTTCAGGATGAGTGCAATAACCTGGGTATGGCGACCAGAAGGACCACCCAGACATACGGAAGCGACGTTGGATCAGAAGATGCGAGGCGATCTCGTAGCCGGGCCGACACTCTGACCGGCTCCATGCCCAGAATGACGCCCGTGGACGACAGGGCCATGTCATTTTCCAGCAAGCGCCTATCCTTCTCTCAAACGCCCAAGTTGGACACTgcctccatcgtctcgcCAGTCTCCCCGATTGTGGACAGTCCGACCCGACCAAACCATATGAAACGGCCTTCGGCTGCTTCTGTCAGGGATCTGCACCACTCCCGTAGGCACTCGTCCTCCACCGACTTCCGTTTGACGGGAGCGCCCGCACATAGCGCAGTGACACCGAAATTGGCCACGAATGGAACGTTTCCTCTGACAGATGGCGCTCATAAAAAGCAGCCCTCGTTCGACAGGAACTGGACCCTCGGCAGCGCCTCCACCAGGCCCCTTTCTTCCACCGGACTCCAAGACGTCATGCAGCAGTCGGGCCTACACGCACCGGAGTCCGCCATTGACACTGACCGAGGCTACTTTAGTGGAACCGAGGTCGACGGTCGACGCCGTAACGTGCTTAGAAAGCGCGACAGCACCGCCAGCCACACTAAGAAGACCAGCTACGCCGACGAGCAGAGAGTGCGCAGTGCGACTGCTATCTCGAGGCACTCGAGGCTTGGAAGTGTCGATTCGAACCGCGACAGTGTtgcgtcgccggcggcgcaaAAGTACTATGGTGTGCAATCCACCGCCCACAGAAGAACTGCATCCACAAGCACCACTCAGTCGACACGGCCAGTGCCCCCCGTCAAAGATGTCGGGGCACCCAGCGTCACGAAGTTGGAGGGCAGGGCCCGGGCCTCACCAGTGCCAGAGTCGCCAGCATCACGCCAAGGCGTTCATGCTGAGTGGCTTTCGGCTGTCGTGAAGCCGTCGGTGAAGGTCACCGGATTGCGAGCCATTTCCGATTCGGTATCGGGAGACCGCAACAAGATGGCCTCACCAGTCGACCCTTCCCTCAGGGACTCGCCTCTGCCATCGCCCGCTAGAACCGGGTCGAGTACGCCTTCCGCTGGCCCGAGCTTCGAACTCGACTCGCCCGACACAGCAAAGAGCCCCAGTACCGCGACGACTGTGGCGAGCAAGGGCAGCAgaaagaagggcaagaaggagacgagTGCTTACCAGCGCGGCCTGCTCAAAATCAAGCCGGCAGATGCCGTGAAGGATGCTGACTACAGCGGATGGATGAGAAAGAAGAGCTCCAACCTCATGACAACGTGGAAACCCCGCCTGTTTGTACTCAAGGGCCGTCGGCTGGCATACTACTATTCGGAGAACGAtcaggaggagaagggacTCATCGACATTTCCTTCCATCGTGTTCTCCCAGCCGACAACGAACAGCTGACTGGTCTCCATGCCAAGCTTACTGGCGCCGGGATGGCTACGGGCCGCGACACGGACTCCTCGGGGGACAAGGGAGACGACACCATGTTTATCTTCAAGCTTGTTCCGCCACGCGCAGGCCTGTCCCGTGCCGTCAACTTTACCAAGCCTACCGTTCATTATTTTGCAGTTCCCAACCTCAAGTCAGGAAGACTGTGGATGGCAGCCCTGATGAAGGCGACCATTGACCGAGATGATACCCAGGCGATAACAACGACGTATCAGCAAAAGACCATTTCCCTTGCCAAGGCCAGACAGATGCGACACCGTCCTCCTGCGCTGATGAACCCAGAAGAGGCTCAAGAAGATCAGAAGCggagggcggaggaggcgaagaagaacgCGGACTCCCTTGGCATTACATTCGGCGAGACCGACAGTGGGGTTTCCGGCATGGAGAAGCCAAACTTTCCCAAGGTCGAGAGTGCAAACCCCAGGAAGTTGGCTTTTGAGTCGGAGAACGATGGCTCAACTGGGGCGCCTCCACAGAGCGCTTAG
- a CDS encoding Putative Methyltransferase domain-containing protein, whose product MDFNYETQVASSQRMYTARADKYEDSFHPDYTKRFMAVADVQSGEHVLILACGTGLEVFAAAEKVGEKGEIIGVDVTEAMLAMAREKQGRLNLSTRIRLFNHDATRLETLPELNGQVFDVILCSSAFVLFDDPGEVVRSWRRYLKPEGRLVVDVTHEDNLKVGLLLERAARRLGARFPSNRSWITDRNSFTGVLEGAGYAVERVQLMDKLSGQGDTTYDMDQVDKQFDWITGTSLTVNLATEEFKRKTRDLFREEWEKDAVDGKVVNVDAVYVYVARRT is encoded by the coding sequence ATGGACTTCAACTACGAGACGCAAGTTGCATCCTCTCAACGCATGTACACCGCGCGGGCTGACAAATATGAGGACTCGTTCCACCCAGACTACACCAAGCGCTTCATGGCCGTTGCCGACGTCCAGTCGGGCGAACACGTCCTGATTCTAGCCTGTGGCACTGGCTTGGaggtcttcgccgccgccgaaaaagtgggcgagaagggcgagatcATCGGTGTCGACGTCACGGAGGCCATGCTCGCCATGGCGAGGGAGAAGCAAGGGCGCCTCAACCTCAGCACGAGGATTCGGCTCTTCAACCACGACGCGACGAGGCTGGAGACGCTGCCGGAGCTCAATGGACAGGTGTTCGATGTAATTCTCTGCTCCAGCGCGTTTGTTCTCTTTGACGACCCGGGAGAGGTCGTCAGGTCGTGGCGCAGGTACCTCAAGCCGGAGGGCAGACTAGTCGTCGACGTCACGCACGAGGACAACCTCAAGGTCGGGTTGCTGCTGGAGCGCGCGGCGAGGCGACTAGGTGCGCGGTTTCCGAGCAACAGGTCCTGGATCACGGACAGGAACTCGTTTACGGGGGTCCTAGAGGGGGCAGGGTACGCTGTGGAGAGGGTACAGCTCATGGACAAGTTGTCCGGTCAGGGCGATACGACATACGACATGGACCAGGTTGACAAGCAGTTTGACTGGATCACGGGAACCTCGCTGACGGTCAACCTCGCGACGGAGGAGTtcaagaggaagacgagggatCTGTTCCGAGAGGAATGGGAGAAGGATGCAGTCGATGGCAAGGTTGTGAACGTGGATGCTGTGTATGTCTATGTAGCTCGAAGAACGTGA
- a CDS encoding Putative phosphoglycolate phosphatase-like, domain 2, HAD superfamily, with translation MQSLEESDNFLIDHVLEAVDDMTDSKQPKVLLFDIGGVCVVSPFQSILDYELSLGIPPGWINYSISKTSPTGFWHRLETGSIPMDKAFFAGFNADLHDPGRWEAFYAAQRVKNPSLPEQIPPLPAIDGEYLFNTMMTNSIPPDPWMFPALKKLKDSGKYILAALSNTVIFPEGHRLWRKDFMDDPVRSLFDVFVSSAHVGLRKPDPSMYQLALKMLNEYAAKNARSERGQALGWADGIKAGDIVFLDDIGENLKEARKQGFGTIKVHLGRTYEAVEELEKITGLALEGDHPKIPVKPNLKGSGKAKL, from the exons ATGCAGTCGTTGGAAGAATCGGACAACTTTTTAATTGATCATGTTCTGGAAGCTGTCGACGACATGACCGACTCCAAGCAGCCCAAGGTGCTTCTGTTCGACATCGGCGGGGTGTGT GTCGTCTCACCCTTCCAATCCATCCTCGACTACGAGCTCAGCCTCGGCATCCCTCCAGGATGGATCAACTACTCCATATCCAAGACCAGTCCCACTGGCTTCTGGCACCGCCTCGAGACGGGATCGATCCCCATGGACAAGGCCTTCTTCGCGGGCTTCAACGCGGATCTACACGACCCGGGGCGGTGGGAGGCCTTCTACGCCGCCCAGCGCGTCAAGAACCCGTCCCTCCCCGAGCAGATCCCTCCACTCCCCGCCATCGATGGAGAGTACCTCTTCAACACCATGATGACCAACTCGATCCCCCCGGACCCGTGGATGTTTCCTGCTCTGAAGAAACTCAAGGACAGCGGCAAGTACATCCTCGCGGCGCTGAGCAACACCGTCATCTTCCCTGAGGGCCACAGGCTGTGGAGGAAGGACTTCATGGACGACCCCGTGCGCAGCCTGTTTgacgtcttcgtctcgtcGGCGCACGTCGGGCTACGGAAGCCGGATCCGAGCATGTACCAGCTCGCTCTCAAGATGCTAAACGAGTACGCCGCCAAGAATGCACGCTCCGAAAGGGGCCAGGCGTTGGGCTGGGCCGATGGCATCAAAGCGGGTGACATTGTGTTCCTGGACGACATTGGTGAGAACCTGAAGGAGGCGAGGAAGCAAGGTTTCGGAACGATCAAGGTCCATCTGGGGCGGACctacgaggccgtcgaggaactGGAGAAGATCACGGGGCTGGCCCTGGAGGGTGACCACCCCAAGATCCCGGTGAAGCCTAACTTGAAGGGCAGCGGTAAGGCGAAGCTATAA